The following proteins come from a genomic window of Streptomyces sp. NBC_01716:
- a CDS encoding DEAD/DEAH box helicase, which produces MMSGMVTPVDAPSVRPFRKPELRPGQERGLKAAVRHLRRPYTRALFVSATGTGKTLVSIRVADALQARLVLVVVPTLDLAAQTALAWRRDGHTGHMVIVSSMDASAHGALAARRVGSTSDSRSLAALMSVVGEGEDQLPALTVICTYDSLDKIEGTQHTRYRVPPFDLAVMDEAHRIAGRADKKWAAVNDTARIRADRRLYMTATPRSFAAPDLVESADTGRPRPRRRTLEPGMDVSLNSMDNEAVYGKKIFEYPLAQAIEDGVAADYRIVVPTITDTELRTRLNTTAPGTSTDIADTHDALRTTALHLAVLKAMSDHELRRVLVFFHLVEDARRFTRELGHTLRRLRRADPRAFPGLQPTVFFVHGDHTPDQRAQIFTDFAASPRAILTNAKVIAEGVDIPSVDAVVFADPTSSVIRCVQGLGRALRLDVSGKTASLIVPVYIPPGADSEDILGTAYEPVWAITTALASHDHRILERLPNKANRLPAETSRLIGHRWHFDFTVHPERIARAMDLISFNPRGPLSRSRREGLTAAQAFHDHYGHLDVPTDHVDTVGYELGRFITTMRDAHHTGRLDPDLTAELDTLGMIWDKHQAAWRARLTAAADYHQTHGHLAAPATTPTGAWLAEQRHLATKNALDPARADDLTALDAHWRLPYGPDWHRKYHLLRTHLTNGTDPATLTHDTLLAGVKIGSWLHRQLTTWHTLHPGQQHLLASLGLTPAGNPLTSTGRPRRTFEQTVQLLELFLHREGRAPAARETIRVDDDTVRIGAWLAKTRTKHRAGQLPDNHTLLVATLFDGDWTTEDAVPAVPV; this is translated from the coding sequence ATGATGAGCGGCATGGTTACGCCGGTCGACGCCCCCTCTGTCCGCCCGTTCCGGAAGCCTGAGCTGCGCCCGGGCCAGGAGCGTGGACTGAAAGCGGCAGTGCGGCATTTGCGGCGCCCGTATACCCGGGCCCTGTTCGTTTCCGCGACGGGTACGGGCAAGACGCTGGTTTCGATCCGCGTCGCGGACGCGCTGCAGGCACGCCTAGTACTGGTCGTCGTGCCCACCCTGGATCTGGCCGCGCAGACCGCGCTCGCCTGGCGGCGTGACGGGCACACCGGGCACATGGTGATCGTGTCCTCGATGGACGCCTCCGCGCACGGCGCGCTTGCCGCACGCCGGGTCGGCTCCACCAGCGACTCCCGCTCGCTTGCCGCCCTGATGTCGGTGGTGGGGGAGGGGGAGGACCAACTGCCCGCGTTGACGGTGATCTGTACGTACGACTCCCTCGACAAGATCGAGGGCACCCAGCACACCCGCTACCGTGTGCCGCCGTTCGACCTCGCGGTCATGGACGAGGCGCACCGGATCGCCGGCCGGGCGGACAAGAAATGGGCCGCAGTCAACGACACCGCCCGGATCCGTGCGGACCGCCGCCTCTACATGACGGCCACCCCCCGGAGTTTCGCCGCACCGGACCTTGTCGAGTCCGCAGACACCGGCCGCCCCCGGCCCCGCCGACGCACGCTTGAGCCCGGCATGGACGTGTCGCTCAACTCCATGGACAACGAGGCCGTCTACGGAAAGAAGATCTTCGAGTACCCCCTCGCCCAGGCGATCGAGGACGGCGTCGCGGCGGACTACCGCATCGTGGTGCCCACCATCACCGACACCGAGCTGCGCACCCGCCTCAACACCACCGCCCCCGGTACGAGCACCGACATCGCCGATACCCACGACGCGCTGCGGACGACCGCCCTGCACCTGGCCGTCCTGAAGGCCATGTCCGACCACGAACTGCGCCGCGTGCTCGTCTTCTTCCACCTCGTCGAAGACGCGAGACGGTTCACCCGCGAGCTCGGCCACACCCTGCGCCGGCTGCGCCGGGCAGACCCCCGGGCGTTCCCCGGCCTGCAGCCGACAGTGTTCTTCGTCCACGGCGACCACACCCCCGACCAACGCGCCCAGATCTTCACCGACTTCGCCGCCTCACCCCGCGCGATCCTGACGAACGCGAAGGTGATCGCCGAAGGCGTCGACATCCCGTCCGTCGACGCGGTCGTCTTCGCCGACCCCACCAGCAGCGTCATCCGCTGCGTCCAGGGCCTGGGCCGGGCACTACGCCTGGACGTGTCCGGCAAGACCGCAAGCCTCATCGTCCCCGTCTACATCCCCCCAGGCGCGGACTCCGAAGACATCCTGGGCACCGCGTACGAGCCGGTATGGGCGATCACCACCGCCCTGGCCAGCCACGACCACCGCATCCTCGAACGCCTCCCGAACAAAGCCAACCGCCTGCCTGCGGAAACCAGCCGGCTCATCGGGCACCGGTGGCACTTCGACTTCACCGTCCACCCCGAACGTATCGCCCGCGCCATGGACCTCATCTCCTTCAACCCCCGCGGCCCCCTCTCACGCTCCCGCCGCGAAGGCCTGACCGCAGCCCAGGCATTCCACGACCACTACGGCCATCTCGACGTCCCCACCGACCACGTGGACACCGTCGGCTACGAACTCGGCCGCTTCATCACCACCATGCGCGACGCCCACCACACCGGCCGCCTCGACCCCGACCTCACCGCCGAACTCGACACCCTGGGCATGATCTGGGACAAACACCAGGCCGCCTGGCGCGCCCGCCTCACCGCGGCCGCCGACTACCACCAAACCCACGGCCACCTCGCCGCCCCCGCCACCACCCCCACCGGCGCATGGCTCGCCGAACAACGCCACCTCGCCACCAAGAACGCCCTAGACCCCGCCCGCGCCGACGACCTGACCGCCCTCGATGCCCACTGGCGCCTGCCCTACGGCCCGGACTGGCACCGCAAATACCACCTGCTGCGCACCCACCTCACCAACGGCACAGACCCCGCCACGCTCACCCACGACACCCTCCTGGCCGGAGTAAAGATCGGCTCCTGGCTGCACCGCCAGCTCACCACCTGGCACACCCTCCACCCCGGCCAGCAACACCTGCTGGCCTCCCTCGGCCTCACCCCGGCCGGCAACCCCCTCACCTCTACTGGCCGCCCCCGCCGCACCTTCGAACAGACCGTGCAACTCCTCGAACTCTTCCTCCACCGCGAAGGCCGCGCCCCCGCCGCCCGCGAGACGATCCGCGTCGACGACGACACGGTCAGGATCGGCGCCTGGCTCGCCAAAACCCGCACCAAGCATCGCGCGGGCCA
- a CDS encoding helix-turn-helix domain-containing protein — protein MTRSSAVGTPDRSFADLAEHLIALRRAARLPQRALAEAANVSRGAVQRAESGTAAPSPAVLDAYVRACAGTPADQARARLLRNRGRTAQRGRLRHLKAPAPALIHNEGDLGAALGAVRSSDLARFNGVLAWAGRTPAWRVLM, from the coding sequence ATGACCCGTTCATCCGCCGTCGGCACCCCGGACCGTTCCTTCGCCGACCTCGCCGAGCACCTGATCGCCCTGCGCCGGGCCGCGCGGTTGCCTCAGCGTGCCCTCGCCGAGGCTGCCAACGTCTCCCGCGGCGCCGTCCAGCGCGCCGAGTCCGGCACCGCGGCGCCCTCCCCGGCCGTCCTCGACGCCTACGTGCGTGCCTGCGCAGGTACCCCGGCCGACCAGGCCCGGGCACGTCTCCTGCGCAACCGTGGCCGCACCGCACAGCGCGGCCGCCTCCGCCACCTCAAGGCGCCGGCCCCCGCCCTCATCCACAACGAGGGCGACCTCGGCGCTGCCCTAGGAGCTGTTCGAAGTTCGGATCTTGCGAGGTTCAATGGTGTGCTGGCCTGGGCTGGTAGAACTCCTGCGTGGCGCGTTTTGATGTGA